In one Cronobacter dublinensis subsp. dublinensis LMG 23823 genomic region, the following are encoded:
- a CDS encoding YbaB/EbfC family nucleoid-associated protein, which produces MFGGKGGLGNLMKQAQQMQEKMQKMQEEIAQLEVTGESGAGLVKVTINGAHNCRRVEIDPSLLEDDKEMLEDLVAAAFNDAARRIEETQKEKMASVSSGMQLPPGFKMPF; this is translated from the coding sequence ATGTTTGGTGGTAAAGGCGGTCTGGGCAACCTGATGAAACAGGCCCAGCAGATGCAGGAAAAAATGCAGAAGATGCAGGAAGAAATCGCTCAGCTGGAAGTCACGGGCGAATCTGGCGCGGGCCTCGTAAAAGTCACCATCAACGGCGCGCACAACTGCCGTCGCGTGGAGATCGATCCGAGCCTGCTCGAAGACGACAAAGAGATGCTGGAAGATCTGGTCGCTGCCGCGTTTAACGACGCCGCTCGCCGCATCGAAGAGACGCAGAAAGAAAAAATGGCTTCCGTTTCCTCCGGCATGCAGCTGCCGCCGGGCTTTAAGATGCCGTTCTGA
- the recR gene encoding recombination mediator RecR: protein MQTSPLLTQLMEALRCLPGVGPKSAQRMAFTLLQRDRSGGMRLAQALTRAMSEIGHCADCRTFTEQEKCNICTNPRRQENGQICVVESPADIHAIEQTGQFSGRYFVLMGHLSPLDGIGPDDIGLDRLEQRLETETLKEIILATNPTVEGEATANYIAELCAQYGVDASRIAHGVPVGGELEMVDGTTLSHSLAGRHKMTF from the coding sequence ATGCAGACCAGTCCTCTGCTGACTCAACTGATGGAAGCCCTGCGCTGCCTGCCGGGCGTGGGCCCGAAATCGGCACAGCGCATGGCGTTTACGCTGCTGCAACGCGATCGCAGCGGCGGCATGCGTCTGGCTCAGGCGCTGACCCGCGCGATGTCGGAGATAGGCCACTGCGCCGACTGCCGCACGTTCACCGAGCAGGAAAAATGTAATATCTGCACCAACCCGCGTCGTCAGGAAAACGGACAGATCTGCGTGGTGGAAAGCCCGGCGGATATTCATGCCATCGAGCAGACCGGGCAGTTCTCAGGCCGTTATTTTGTGCTGATGGGGCATCTTTCGCCGCTCGACGGCATCGGCCCCGACGATATCGGGCTTGACCGCCTGGAGCAGCGTCTGGAAACGGAGACGCTGAAAGAGATTATTCTCGCCACCAACCCGACGGTGGAAGGGGAGGCGACCGCCAATTACATCGCTGAGCTCTGCGCCCAGTATGGCGTTGACGCCAGCCGCATCGCGCACGGCGTGCCGGTGGGCGGCGAGCTGGAAATGGTGGACGGCACCACGCTCTCGCACTCGCTGGCGGGCCGCCACAAAATGACCTTCTGA